From Salvia splendens isolate huo1 chromosome 16, SspV2, whole genome shotgun sequence, a single genomic window includes:
- the LOC121769964 gene encoding multiple organellar RNA editing factor 7, mitochondrial isoform X1 — MLRKVLSPLSNLTAAVNLFFRRCTDSASYSSNRRFFSDSPSQTISTELPRVDSVVCGCDYKHWLVVMQPPDNYPQREEIIEQFVATLAIALGSEKAAKESIYSVSTRYYYAFSCKVEENVAHKIKCLPRVKWVLPDSYLVDDEDGYGGEPFLDGKVVPYEEKYHADWVRDAYGGEGNGKNSFEEAMKDEKKFDKCKGKFSKD; from the exons ATGCTGCGAAAAGTACTCTCCCCGCTCTCAAATTTAACGGCGGCCGTTAACCTCTTCTTCCGCCGGTGCACCGACTCCGCTTCCTACTCCAGTAATCGACGGTTCTTCTCCGACTCGCCGTCACAAACCATATCCACCGAGTTGCCGCGAGTCGACTCAGTGGTATGCGGCTGCGACTACAAGCACTGGCTCGTGGTCATGCAACCACCTGATAACTACCCTCAAAGAGAAGAAATCATTGAGCAATTCGTCGCCACTTTGGCTATAGCTCTTGGGAG TGAGAAGGCGGCGAAGGAATCTATATACTCTGTTTCTACAAGGTATTACTATGCATTCAGCTGCAAAGTGGAAGAAAATGTGGCTCACAAGATCAAAT GCCTTCCTCGTGTGAAGTGGGTTCTGCCGGATTCATACTTGGTTGATGACGAAGATGGCTATGGAG GGGAACCGTTTCTTGATGGAAAGGTTGTTCCTTACGAAGAAAAATATCATGCTGACTGGGTCCGTGATGCCTATGGTGGGGAAGGTAATGGAAAGAACTCGTTCGAGGAAGCCATGAAGGACGAGAAGAAGTTTGACAAATGCAAGGGAAAATTCAGTAAAGATTGA
- the LOC121769964 gene encoding multiple organellar RNA editing factor 7, mitochondrial isoform X2 — protein sequence MLRKVLSPLSNLTAAVNLFFRRCTDSASYSSNRRFFSDSPSQTISTELPRVDSVVCGCDYKHWLVVMQPPDNYPQREEIIEQFVATLAIALGSEKAAKESIYSVSTRYYYAFSCKVEENVAHKIKCLPRVKWVLPDSYLVDDEDGYGGIVISRSFRVFELFFS from the exons ATGCTGCGAAAAGTACTCTCCCCGCTCTCAAATTTAACGGCGGCCGTTAACCTCTTCTTCCGCCGGTGCACCGACTCCGCTTCCTACTCCAGTAATCGACGGTTCTTCTCCGACTCGCCGTCACAAACCATATCCACCGAGTTGCCGCGAGTCGACTCAGTGGTATGCGGCTGCGACTACAAGCACTGGCTCGTGGTCATGCAACCACCTGATAACTACCCTCAAAGAGAAGAAATCATTGAGCAATTCGTCGCCACTTTGGCTATAGCTCTTGGGAG TGAGAAGGCGGCGAAGGAATCTATATACTCTGTTTCTACAAGGTATTACTATGCATTCAGCTGCAAAGTGGAAGAAAATGTGGCTCACAAGATCAAAT GCCTTCCTCGTGTGAAGTGGGTTCTGCCGGATTCATACTTGGTTGATGACGAAGATGGCTATGGAGGTATTGTTATTTCGCGCTCGTTTCGTGTCTTTGAACTGTTTTT CTCATAA
- the LOC121769966 gene encoding serine/threonine-protein kinase RIPK-like, producing the protein MDSRIHVTIHRSNSRIYLSDISEPSSPLCLTDLSNPKIASNLHIFTHSELKLMTCDFSSVRFLGEGGFGPVHKGFLDDKCRPGLTPQPVAAKLLNLDGDQGHKEWLTEVVLLGQLKHPHLVKLIGYCCEGENRLLVYEINIALGAARGIAFLHGEEKAVIYRDFKTSNILLDSVKFKLIPLQPMAESDISR; encoded by the exons ATGGATTCAAGAATCCATGTCACAATTCACAGATCAAACTCAAGAATTTATCTCTCTGATATAAGTGAACCTAGCTCACCTCTCTGCCTAACCGACCTCTCAAACCCCAAAATTGCATCAAATCTCCACATCTTCACACACTCTGAACTCAAGCTCATGACCTGTGACTTCTCATCCGTGAGATTCCTCGGCGAGGGCGGGTTCGGGCCCGTGCACAAGGGCTTCCTCGACGACAAGTGCAGGCCGGGCCTCACCCCCCAGCCCGTTGCCGCCAAGCTCCTCAACCTTGACGGAGATCAAGGCCACAAGGAATGGCTG ACAGAAGTAGTCCTTCTTGGGCAACTGAAACACCCTCACCTCGTGAAATTGATTGGATACTGCTGCGAAGGCGAGAACCGGCTTCTTGTGTATGA GATCAATATCGCACTCGGAGCAGCAAGGGGCATAGCGTTCCTCCATGGCGAAGAGAAAGCGGTCATCTACCGTGATTTCAAGACTTCCAACATCCTACTCGACTCTGTAAAATTTAAACTCATTCCCCTCCAACCAATGGCAGAGTCAGATATTTCACGTTGA
- the LOC121771590 gene encoding serine/threonine-protein kinase RIPK-like isoform X1 has protein sequence MGIKNKTLRWILPSCFKPTITHKMDPRIHVTIHNSNSRISLFDISDPASPLCLSDLSNSKFSSNLHIFTHSELRLMTSDFSSVNFLGEGGFGPVHKGFVGDKCRPGLAPQPVAVKLLDPDGDQGHREWLTEVVLLGQLKHPHLVKLLGYCCEDEHRLLVYEYMARGNLENQLFRSKFCYILCLTIIITSQSNSLFSSIFSTGYTSLAWKTRIKIALGAARGLDFLHGEEKPVIYRDFKTSNILLDSDYNAKLSDFGLAKDGPEGDETHVSTRIMGTHGYAAPEYVMTGHLTTKNDVYSFGVVLLELLTGRRTTDKKRPPREQNLVDWAKPYLKDHHKLESIIDQRLEGQYSSEGARKVAALAHQCLSHSPKTRPTMSHVVKILELIAQLTDAPFVYIAPAQGRADAEIKEDEEEDEDEGKAKKETGRKQRRKRGYRHKHPIPIRVHGVYTDTHLYRAFKNNEMIGVRIEGR, from the exons AtgggaatcaagaacaagacaTTAAGATGGATTCTCCCCTCTTGTTTCAAGCCCACAATCACCCACAAAATGGATCCAAGAATCCATGTCACAATTCACAACTCCAATTCAAGAATCTCCCTCTTTGACATAAGTGACCCTGCCTCCCCTCTCTGCCTAAGCGACCTCTCAAACTCCAAATTCTCCTCAAATCTTCACATCTTCACACACTCGGAGCTCAGGCTCATGACCAGCGACTTCTCCTCCGTCAACTTCCTAGGCGAGGGCGGGTTCGGGCCCGTGCACAAGGGCTTCGTCGGCGACAAGTGCCGGCCAGGCCTCGCCCCCCAGCCCGTCGCCGTCAAGCTCCTCGACCCCGACGGGGATCAAGGCCACAGGGAATGGCTG ACAGAAGTAGTCCTTCTTGGGCAACTGAAACATCCACACCTCGTGAAACTGTTAGGATATTGTTGCGAAGACGAGCATCGGCTTCTTGTCTACGAGTACATGGCCAGAGGCAATCTCGAAAACCAACTATTCCGAAGTAAGTTCTGTTACATCTTGTGTTTGACAATCATCATAACGAGCCAGAGTAATTCACTTTTTTCCTCGATTTTTTCCACAGGATACACGTCGTTAGCATGGAAAACTCGGATCAAGATCGCACTTGGGGCCGCAAGAGGATTAGATTTCCTCCACGGCGAAGAGAAACCAGTCATCTACCGTGATTTCAAGACTTCCAACATCCTCCTCGACTCT GATTACAACGCGAAGCTGTCCGACTTCGGGCTGGCCAAGGATGGGCCAGAGGGAGACGAAACACACGTGTCAACGCGTATAATGGGTACCCACGGTTACGCTGCACCAGAGTACGTCATGACAG GGCACTTGACAACGAAGAACGATGTATACAGCTTCGGAGTAGTCCTACTCGAGCTGCTCACTGGGAGGCGCACCACAGACAAAAAACGTCCTCCCAGGGAGCAGAACCTCGTTGACTGGGCTAAACCCTACTTGAAGGATCACCACAAGCTCGAATCCATAATAGACCAGCGCCTCGAAGGGCAGTACTCGAGCGAAGGAGCAAGAAAAGTAGCTGCATTGGCTCACCAATGCCTTAGCCACTCCCCTAAAACTAGGCCAACGATGAGCCATGTAGTCAAGATCTTGGAGCTCATCGCGCAGCTCACAGACGCGCCCTTTGTCTACATCGCGCCTGCACAAGGCAGGGCGGATGCAGAGATCAAGGAGGATGAAGAGGAAGATGAGGATGAGGGGAAGGCGAAGAAGGAGACGGGGCGAAAGCAGAGGAGGAAGAGAGGCTATAGACACAAGCATCCCATACCCATAAGGGTTCATGGTGTCTATACTGATACTCATTTGTATAGAGCTTTCAAGAATAATGAGATGATTGGTGTAAGGATTGAAGGGAGATGA
- the LOC121771590 gene encoding serine/threonine-protein kinase RIPK-like isoform X2 — translation MGIKNKTLRWILPSCFKPTITHKMDPRIHVTIHNSNSRISLFDISDPASPLCLSDLSNSKFSSNLHIFTHSELRLMTSDFSSVNFLGEGGFGPVHKGFVGDKCRPGLAPQPVAVKLLDPDGDQGHREWLTEVVLLGQLKHPHLVKLLGYCCEDEHRLLVYEYMARGNLENQLFRRYTSLAWKTRIKIALGAARGLDFLHGEEKPVIYRDFKTSNILLDSDYNAKLSDFGLAKDGPEGDETHVSTRIMGTHGYAAPEYVMTGHLTTKNDVYSFGVVLLELLTGRRTTDKKRPPREQNLVDWAKPYLKDHHKLESIIDQRLEGQYSSEGARKVAALAHQCLSHSPKTRPTMSHVVKILELIAQLTDAPFVYIAPAQGRADAEIKEDEEEDEDEGKAKKETGRKQRRKRGYRHKHPIPIRVHGVYTDTHLYRAFKNNEMIGVRIEGR, via the exons AtgggaatcaagaacaagacaTTAAGATGGATTCTCCCCTCTTGTTTCAAGCCCACAATCACCCACAAAATGGATCCAAGAATCCATGTCACAATTCACAACTCCAATTCAAGAATCTCCCTCTTTGACATAAGTGACCCTGCCTCCCCTCTCTGCCTAAGCGACCTCTCAAACTCCAAATTCTCCTCAAATCTTCACATCTTCACACACTCGGAGCTCAGGCTCATGACCAGCGACTTCTCCTCCGTCAACTTCCTAGGCGAGGGCGGGTTCGGGCCCGTGCACAAGGGCTTCGTCGGCGACAAGTGCCGGCCAGGCCTCGCCCCCCAGCCCGTCGCCGTCAAGCTCCTCGACCCCGACGGGGATCAAGGCCACAGGGAATGGCTG ACAGAAGTAGTCCTTCTTGGGCAACTGAAACATCCACACCTCGTGAAACTGTTAGGATATTGTTGCGAAGACGAGCATCGGCTTCTTGTCTACGAGTACATGGCCAGAGGCAATCTCGAAAACCAACTATTCCGAA GATACACGTCGTTAGCATGGAAAACTCGGATCAAGATCGCACTTGGGGCCGCAAGAGGATTAGATTTCCTCCACGGCGAAGAGAAACCAGTCATCTACCGTGATTTCAAGACTTCCAACATCCTCCTCGACTCT GATTACAACGCGAAGCTGTCCGACTTCGGGCTGGCCAAGGATGGGCCAGAGGGAGACGAAACACACGTGTCAACGCGTATAATGGGTACCCACGGTTACGCTGCACCAGAGTACGTCATGACAG GGCACTTGACAACGAAGAACGATGTATACAGCTTCGGAGTAGTCCTACTCGAGCTGCTCACTGGGAGGCGCACCACAGACAAAAAACGTCCTCCCAGGGAGCAGAACCTCGTTGACTGGGCTAAACCCTACTTGAAGGATCACCACAAGCTCGAATCCATAATAGACCAGCGCCTCGAAGGGCAGTACTCGAGCGAAGGAGCAAGAAAAGTAGCTGCATTGGCTCACCAATGCCTTAGCCACTCCCCTAAAACTAGGCCAACGATGAGCCATGTAGTCAAGATCTTGGAGCTCATCGCGCAGCTCACAGACGCGCCCTTTGTCTACATCGCGCCTGCACAAGGCAGGGCGGATGCAGAGATCAAGGAGGATGAAGAGGAAGATGAGGATGAGGGGAAGGCGAAGAAGGAGACGGGGCGAAAGCAGAGGAGGAAGAGAGGCTATAGACACAAGCATCCCATACCCATAAGGGTTCATGGTGTCTATACTGATACTCATTTGTATAGAGCTTTCAAGAATAATGAGATGATTGGTGTAAGGATTGAAGGGAGATGA
- the LOC121771588 gene encoding exportin-T-like, which translates to MDDLEKAILISFDESGTIDSVIKLQAAAFIQQVKDEPSISSICIEKFCVSNLVEVKFWCLQCLHEILRIRYSSMSPGEKDMIRKSVFAIACGEPVHANDTNLARIFESPSFVKNKLAQVIVTLISYEYPEIWQSVFVDFLNKLGNGAAVIDMFCRVLNVMDDELISLDYPRSGEDVTVAGRIKDAMRVQCVPQMVRAWYDIVSMYKNSNPDLCSSVLESMRKYVSWMDIGLIANDAFTKLLFELMLAEGLPSQLRAAASGAVLAVVSKRMEFKSKLALLQSLQISMVFRLVADDSGSEVVSGVASLLTGYAVEVLECSKHLKPEDGREVSVELLNEVLPSVFTIIQNGEVDSTFSIVHFLSVYVGTMKNHSTLTDRQLLHLSQILEVIRVQIQFDPMYRNNLDILDKIGQQEADSMAEFRKDLFVLLRSVGRVAPDLTQVFIKNSLGNSVSSSEDRNVEEVEASLSLFYELGESLNGDAMRTGSGLLGELLPMLLSTRFPCHSNRLVAHVYLDTITRYMKLVSENTQYIPVVLHAFLDERGIHHPNVNVSRRASYLFMRVVRLLKAKLVPYIETILQSLQDTVAQFTRIGRVSNDVLVSEDGSHIFEAIGLLIGMEDVPLEKQSDYLSSLLTPLCQQVEVAISNAKPQNPEETLLQIGNMQQIVMAINALSKGFSLRLVTTARPGIGLMFKKTLDILLQILVVFPKVEPLRSKVTSFIHRMVDTLGPSIFPYLPNALGQLLINSEPKELVGFLVLLNQLICKFGTEVRDILESVYPVIASRAFNILPANDIPSGPGSCGEEIREMQELQKTFFVFLNVIATHELSSVFLSPKSTPHLDLMMQLLLYNCCNHKDIIVRKACVQVFIRLIKDWCAGPYGKEMLPGFQRFIIETFAVNCCLYSVLDKSFEFRDANTILLFGEIVTAQKVMYEKLGNDFLLHFVSKCFPSIHCPQDLAEQYCQKLQGNDVKALKSFYQSLVERLRPLQNGSLVSR; encoded by the exons ATGGATGATCTCGAAAAGGCGATTCTTATAAGCTTTGATGAATCTGGCACAATTGATTCGGTGATAAAATTACAAGCCGCTGCCTTTATTCAGCAAGTTAAAGATGAACCTTCAATCAGTAGCATTTGCATAGAAAAGTTTTGTGTCTCGAACTTAGTGGAGGTTAAGTTTTGGTGTTTGCAGTGCCTCCATGAGATTCTTCGAATTAGGTACTCGTCAATGTCGCCGGGGGAGAAGGATATGATTCGGAAATCCGTGTTTGCGATTGCTTGTGGCGAGCCTGTCCACGCTAATGACACTAATTTGGCGAGGATTTTCGAGAGCCCGTCGTTTGTTAAGAATAAGCTTGCTCAGGTTATCGTAACATTGATTAGTTATGAGTATCCTGAAATCTGGCAATctgtttttgttgattttttgaATAAACTGGGTAATGGAGCGGCTGTGATTGATATGTTTTGTCGGGTTTTGAATGTGATGGATGATGAGTTGATTAGCTTGGATTATCCGCGTAGTGGGGAGGATGTGACTGTGGCGGGGAGGATCAAGGATGCAATGCGAGTGCAGTGCGTGCCTCAGATGGTTAGAGCGTGGTATGACATTGTTTCGATGTATAAGAATTCGAACCCTGATTTGTGTTCTAGTGTTCTGGAATCGATGAGGAAGTATGTTTCGTGGATGGACATAGGGTTGATAGCCAATGATGCATTCACTAAGTTACTGTTTGAGCTTATGTTGGCGGAGGGGTTACCGAGTCAGCTTCGAGCTGCTGCATCTGGCGCTGTTCTGGCAGTGGTGTCGAAAAGGATGGAGTTTAAGTCAAAGCTTGCTCTTTTGCAAAGCCTTCAGATATCTATGGTTTTTAGGTTGGTTGCAGATGATAGTGGCTCGGAGGTGGTGTCTGGTGTGGCTTCGTTGCTCACGGGCTATGCGGTTGAAGTTCTGGAATGTTCGAAGCATTTGAAACCGGAGGATGGTAGGGAAGTTTCAGTAGAGCTTTTGAATGAGGTTTTGCCATCAGTTTTCACTATCATCCAGAATGGTGAAGTTGATTCGACATTCAGCATTGTGCACTTTCTCTCCGTGTATGTTGGCACAATGAAAAACCATTCCACATTGACAGACAGGCAGCTGCTTCATTTGAGCCAAATATTGGAAGTGATCCGCGTGCAGATCCAGTTTGATCCGATGTATCGAAATAATCTGGATATATTGGACAAGATTGGGCAGCAAGAAGCAGATAGTATGGCAGAGTTTCGGaaggatttatttgttttactcCGTAGTGTAGGTCGTGTTGCACCAGATCTGACTCAGGTATTCATAAAAAACTCATTAGGAAATTCCGTGTCATCATCAGAAGATAGAAATGTCGAGGAAGTTGAGGCTTCTCTTTCCTTATTTTATGAGCTTGGAGAATCACTAAATGGTGATGCTATGAGGACTGGTAGTGGCCTACTTGGTGAACTGCTACCAATGCTGTTATCAACTCGATTTCCTTGCCACTCCAATAGACTCGTTGCGCATGTTTATTTGGATACAATAACAAGATACATGAAGTTGGTATCAGAGAATACACAATATATTCCAGTTGTGCTGCATGCCTTTCTTGATGAGAGAGGTATACACCATCCAAATGTCAATGTCAGCAGAAGGGCGAGCTATCTCTTCATGAGGGTTGTGAGATTGCTAAAAGCAAAGCTTGTGCCTTACATTGAGACGATCTTGCAG AGCCTACAAGATACAGTTGCCCAGTTTACAAGAATTGGTAGGGTCTCAAACGATGTTTTAGTATCTGAAGATGGAAGTCACATTTTCGAG GCAATTGGCTTGTTAATAGGGATGGAAGATGTACCCCTTGAGAAACAATCTGATTATCTATCTTCACTGCTGACTCCTCTTTGCCAGCAG GTTGAGGTGGCCATCTCAAATGCTAAGCCTCAGAATCCTGAAGAGACTCTTTTGCAGATCGGAAATATGCAGCAAATAGTTATGGCTATTAATGCTCTTAGCAAG GGCTTCAGTCTGCGTCTGGTAACTACCGCCCGCCCTGGAATTGGTCTGATGTTTAAAAAG ACTTTGGACATACTCCTGCAAATCCTTGTTGTCTTCCCGAAGGTAGAACCCCTGCGAAGTAAG GTTACATCTTTCATTCATCGTATGGTGGACACTCTAGGACCTTCCATATTCCCTTATCTTCCGAATGCACTGGGCCAGTTGCTAATTAATAGTGAG CCAAAGGAATTGGTGGGTTTTCTTGTACTACTTAATCAGCTCATCTGCAAATTTGGTACTGAAGTCCGTGACATCTTGGAATCTGTATACCCTGTTATTGCTAGTAGGGCATTCAATATTCTCCCAGCGAATGATATTCCATCAGGGCCGGGCAGCTGTGGTGAG GAAATTCGCGAAATGCAAGAGCTTCAGAAAACATTCTTTGTGTTTCTGAATGTTATTGCTACACATGAGTTATCATCAGTCTTCCTATCCCCTAAAAGTACCCCGCACCTGGATTTGATGATGCAGTTGCTATTATATAATTGTTGTAATCATAAGGATATCATTGTTAGAAAG GCATGTGTTCAAGTGTTCATTAGGCTAATCAAGGATTGGTGCGCTGGTCCTTATGGAAAAGAGATG TTGCCTGGTTTTCAGAGGTTCATAATCGAGACATTTGCAGTCAATTGCTGTCTCTACAGTGTGCTGGATAAATCCTTTGAGTTTCGCGATGCAAATACT ATCCTCTTGTTTGGTGAAATAGTAACAGCCCAAAAGGTCATGTATGAGAAATTAGGCAATGATTTTCTCCTTCATTTTGTATCAAAGTGTTTTCCGAGCATTCATTGCCCTCAAGACTTGGCAGAGCAGTATTGTCAAAAGCTGCAG GGCAACGACGTCAAGGCACTGAAGTCCTTCTACCAATCCCTCGTAGAAAGGTTGAGACCACTACAAAATGGCAGCTTGGTTTCCAGATAA